The stretch of DNA ATTGGGGCTGATTCTAATCGTCGTTAGTGCCGAACTAGATGCAATGGTATTATTGGGGTCAATTGCCAATTCTAGCTCATTGTTGTCATTGGCAGAACTACCTGTAGTTGTGTACTCGTCAAGTGTTTCAATTTGAAGGTCAGAAGGAGCTAGTTTACAGTTTCCATTTACTTTAATCAAGGCTACCTTGCATTGCCATGATGGCTCACCAGTACAAACACTGACACGATAATAACGTTCTTGTCCAGAGGATAAATACCCGCCAAATAGAGCATCGCCCATTCTAGATACATCTGTACCTGAAAAATATAATGGATCATTGCTATTCCAAGTTGATAATGCTTGTAAGTTAATGTTATCATTGGCTTGTCCAGTATACCAGCGTCCCCATTCGTATTCATAGGTTCTGCTCCACCATTGGTTACATTCTTGAACTCCGATATAGTGTCTAGTTTCGCAACTAGTGGCAGCAGCATTAAGACTTATGTTACTACCGCATACTTGAATAGCACTGTTATTGCTAGGTATTGCAATGCCGTCAATATTAAAAGCAGGAGAAGCATTTCCTAAAGCGGTAATAATATTGCTTGTTTGATTAAAAACAGTTTCCCAACTTAAACAAGAAAATTTTCGACGCTGAACAGTTACTTCTACTTTATAAGCCCCTGGGCTGGTGTTCGCAACTACAATGGGTTGATTAAACCAATCATTACTCGTCTGAAAGACCAAAGTTTGTAGGAGAGTATTGTCTCTATACAGTCGTATATTTACACGTACGGGATTAGCTCCACAGCCTTGAAGACAATTCACTTTACTATTGGGACAGTGATCGTATATTACCTGAAATGTTCTACTTTCTACACCGCAAACTTTAAAATCATTGACTGTGCCACCTATACCATTGGGGGAGGATATTAGCTCGAAGTGTTGCGCTTGGGCATTGTAACTCATTAATAGTATGGCAAATGCCATAAGAATTAAATGTTTCATAATTTGTGTTTTAATTAGTATAAAATAATAATATATGTACATATTGAGAGGAGTACAAAGGTCTAGCGTTTAGTAATCGTCTATATAAATCGTAATTTTTCTTAGTTAGATGAAAATCTTATTGTTTGATGCTATGTTGGAGTTATTGGCTGTTGCCTTTAATAAACTGAACGGTATAAGTCCCATGGATTACTTTTTACAAAAAAAAACTTGTATGTGGTTGAAAAACAGTCGTAAAAAGAAAGTTGGTTTCATGAAAAATGGTTTTATTAGAGGAATTAATTAGATTGCTAAAATGTTTTAATCAGCAGGATTGGAGCAAATTGATTTTTAATTAAAAAGATTTAATTTATTTCCAGTCCGAACTAATGTTTCCACAATAATACAAGAGATATAGGGCTAACTCTTAACCACATTTTACCAATTATTACTTGTGTAATTAATAGTTTTTGGTTTGTAAATGACTGAAAATTAGATGATTATATTGCTATGGGGATTACGCATGAAAGCGGTTTATTTGCCTTGATCAATCGATTGACAGTTGGCGAAAAACGTTATATTAGGCAGTGTATCAATCAGAAAGGAGAACAAAATAGCAATTATGCAAAATTGTTTGATGCTGCTGTCAAACCAGAAGAATTATAATGCAACTGAAAAATAGATACAGAAAGAATCATTTTTATAAAAAATGGTTTTATGACCAGATTGCATTGTGCTGAACAGAAGCCAATAAATATTAGTGAAAAGACAATGTTTTGAATTAAATTTTAAATACGCCTAGTAAATATCTCTACAATAATGTAAGAGGTATGGGGCTAACTCTTAACCACATTTTACTGACTAATTATTACTTGCATTATAAATATTGTTTTTATAGTTGGTTGGTAACTAATATATTATTTTATTATGAAGCTTACACGCAAGAGTGGTTTATTTGAGCTAGTGAATCGTTTAACTACTAGTGAAAAACGTTATATAAAGCAGTTTATTAATAGGGCAGGAGAATCCAATAGTAATTATGCAAAGCTCTTTAATCTTATTATCAAAACAGAAATTTGCGATGATGAAGAACTAAAAAAGAAATTTAAAAAAATAGCAATTGTAAAACAATGGAGTAGAACTAAAAATTATCTATATAATTATATTCTTAGAGTTTTACAGGTTTATAATCAACAGAATGTAGAGTTTGAGATATTGAACAACTTACAACAAGTTGATATTCTTTATAAGAAGGGATTAGATGGAGATGCTTATCAATTATTAAAAAAAACTAAAAAGCTTGCCTTTGAAGGAATTTATCCTACATTACTTCCTTTTATAGCGGAGTGGGAAATGAGGTTAGGTCGTTTAATTTGGAATTATCAAGAAGAGAAAGAGCCTTTAAATTATCAAAAAAACAATGAATGGGCACTTGATGTTGCCAACAACTTATTGTTACTAGAAAAATATAGAACAGATGTTTTGATAAATATGGTAGCAAAGGGAAGACATCTTCGAGTAAAAGAAATCAACCAAGAAATATTGGCTAAAGCAGTTTTTAAGTCTATAGATGAAGCAAAAAGTCCATTTAGTAAATGGGCTTTTTGTGTTACAAAAAATATCATATATGCTCAAGTATGGCAATTTTTTGATGTTTATTCCAGTGCTAAAGATGGGATTGAACTACATCGTCAGTTTCCATTATTAAAAAAACAAGCCCCTAGAACTTATATCGCAAGTATTAATAACTTCATTGCAGCAGCAATTGAGATAGGGAAGTGGGATGAAGCTTTGATGATTATGGAAGAGATTGACTTGTATGTAGAAAAAAACAATGATGAGATTAATAATGTATTGTTGATGAGTATAAAATACCTTGCTTTTTTAAAATTAAAAATAGAGTCAAGGGATTATGAGGGATGGGAGGAATATGGAGAGGAGATAGAAACGTTTATAAAAAAACATAAAAAAGAAAACAACACTTATGTTCGACCAGATTATATATTACAGTATTATACTGTAATATGTATTGTAAATGGGGAATTTGTAAAAGCATTAGAATTAATTGAAGATATCGAACAAATTCAAAAAATAGCAATTTATAGAAATGCAGTATTATTAATGAAACTAATCTGTTTGTTTGAACTAAATGAAGTATTACAATTACCTTATGTTATTCGCTCTATCTATCGTAATTTACGGAAGAAAAAAGATCTATTTGACTTTGAACGAATTATTTTAAACTTATTCAAAGCAAGTGCTAACGTTGCTTCAAAAAATGAATTAAAGAATGTCTTTCGTAGGTATTTAGTCCAATTAAAGAAATTAGCACAAACTGCTCCTAAAGCAGAATTAGAATTGTTAGAGCATTTTGACTTCCTCGCTTGGATGGAAAGCAAGGTAGAGGATCGCCCATTGTTGGAAATACTAAAAGAGCATTCTATGCCGTCCATTAAAAAAACGAATGGAGCAAGCCAATAAAGTATTTTGATAGAACTATAAATTCTATAGGAATAAAGGTACCTTTGTCCTAGTACTAAATGAATGAATTAAATAGTAAAATCAGCTATGGGAAATAAGAAAAAGAACGAAAATAACGAAGAGGATTATAATTACGATTATGACTATGATTATAATTACGACTATAGTTATAAAAAAGAAGGAGAGCAAGAAGTAGAAGAAGAGGAAGGAGCAACCGTCAAAGATAGCAATGGCAATGTATTAAAAGATGGCGATTCGGTGATGCCAATTAAAGACCTAAAAGTAAAAGGGGCTTCCTTAAACCTAAAGCGTGGAACAGTCATTAAGGGCATTCGTTTGACAGGGGATGACAATGCTGTTGAATGCCGCATTGGCAAAAAAACAATTGTCCTAAAAACAGCGTTTCTAAAAAAAAAATAAGCTGTATTTATAGCATTTTGAACTAAAGTATTTGCTTTAATGCAGTTAAATAATGTGCATTATTAGTCATTCCATTATGTCCTGCATTGGGCAATATAATGAGGCGATCTACTGGCTTAAAAAGTGCTTTTAATCTCAGCGAAGAATGAAGTGGAATAATAGCGTCCTTATCGCCATGAAAAATGGTGACAGGGGCTTTGATTTGGGGAATAAAAGTATAGGTTTCAAAACGATATTTTAACAAAAAAGTAGGCGCTAAGGGATAATGTTGTTGCATCATGTCTACCAAACTATAATAAGGAGCTTGCAGAATTAGCTGTTGGGGGTGGTTTTGGGCGGCTAACCTTGCTGCGGTAGCTGTTCCTATCGAATACCCCAGTAGCGTTATTTGAGATTCGGGATACTTATTTTTTACCCAATTGTAAGCCAGTTGGCTATCCTCATAAAACTGTTGTTCGCTGTTGATTTTTCCCGTACTTTTTCCATATCCTCTATAGTCCAGCAAAAAAATATCATAACCCAAATTTGTGTAAGTTGGAGCTATTTGTCCCCAAGATTCGAGGGAGCCAGCATTGCCATGCAAATATAAAATGACTCCCTTGGCAGAATCAGATCGAAATAATAAGCCGTGTAGATTGTGCTGATCGCTGGTTGATAAAGTCACCTCTTCAAAATTGCCCTCAAAATTAAATGCAGTAGTAGCAGGCAGTGTTGAGGGAAAAAAGATCAGACGTTCTTGATAACTATATAGACCTATACAAATAAGAAGATAAAGTAGACTACCTACGAATAGGGTTCGAAGGATTATTTTTTTTAATACTTTCATGGTTTTTAAGTTGGCAGCCCCATTAAATACATTTTATTACCAGCCTTTCCTTTGATGGTGCCTTTTTCCCATTTATACCCTTCCTTTGGGAGCTCTCCTAATAATTCATCCCAATCTGCTAAGGTATAGGTTCTTGCATTAGAAACAGCTCCATCCCAAGCAATAAAAATAGGCAGGAGAGGAATAAGGTAAGTAAAGACCAGTTGTTTCCATGTCAATGGTCGAACAAAAGGAGTGAGCAAGAAAACCATAATAAAAGAAGTGGGAATGGCGAGCCACCAAAGCACAAAAGGCATGCTATTGTCACTGATTTCAAAGATGCAGATGGGTTGTTTGTCTTTTTGTGCATCTAATAAAATGCGTTTGGCAATTGCAGGTTTCATGTGGTGCATGCTACAAATCATGGTACGAATACCTTTGCGCTTTTTTTCTACTTGAGTAGCATCAACAGGAGTGGTTAAGTAAGAAAGATGAGGATCATTTTGGGCATTAATAAGGGCAGCGGCTTCTTTATTGGGATAGAGGTCGGTTAGGGTCAAAGAGAGCTTAGAAAAACCGTGTTTCTGCTCTAATAATTCTTTTACCCTTGGCATTGGACCACCAGCGCCAGAACAGAGATCAATAATATTGGTGTGTTGAGTTTCTTTTAGTACCCCAGCCAATAATTCGGCTAAGTCCTCAGCAGAGCCTAAGAATTTATGGATGGATATAATATAACGAGTCATGCAGCTTCTCAAAAAATTGGGAAACCAATGAAAGTCCTCAAACTCAAATAGATGGATGCGTTTCATGTTTTTTGAATTAAATTATTAAAGAAAAGCAAATTTTATCGTTGGGCTTTAATTGCGCCACAGCGTCCAAGTCTTCACTATAAATATTGGCAATACGGGGATAGCCTCCTGTAGTTGGTGCATCTTTGAGGAGTATAATCGGTTGCCCTGCATTGGAAATTTGAACCGTACCAGGAACAATACCTGAGGAAATTAATTCCTGAGAGGATGTGAAGTTGAACAACCTTGTGCTTAAGCGATAGCCCATTCGATTAGAATGATTAGAAATGGAATGCGCTGTACCAAAAAACGCAGCAATAGCAGTTCTCGAAAATTGCTCAAACTCAGGACCTATTGTCACCCGAACAGTTATTTTAGAGGGATAAATAGGGCGTTTTTCTTTTGGATAGTTTCTTAATGGGCTAATTTTTTTGGTGTAAATCATAAATTGGCTATCCTTTTTTAGAATGCTATTGGAAGGTAGTGCTTGTCCATTGTGAAGTATTGGGCTATAACTAGATAACCACTTGTTGATGCTCCAAGTTCCTCCAACCGCTAAATAAGCTCGGCATCCTGAAAGAATAGGTCCAAAACTCAGTATAGAATTTTTGGGAACGGGGATCGTTTGGTACATTGGAAGTGCTTGACCGTTTAAAAGAGGGGAAATATGTGCTCCTGTTAAAGCAATTTGACAGGATTTACTAATTCGAATCGTAGGTCCCAGTAAGGTGATCTCCAGCAGGGGGGCATCGGTTGGATTTCCAACCAACCAATTGGCAATGTCAGCAGAAGATTGATCCATGGCACCACCAATAGGAATACCAAACTGTTGGTAACCCAAGCGACCTTTATCCTGTACGGTTGTTTGTAATCCAGCTTGCTGGAAATGTAAAATACTTGTTTTACTCATAAATACTTTTCCAGTTAAATTGTTGGGTCAAAATAGCCTGTTCTATTTGTTCAAAAGTGCGACTAGAGATGGCTTTAAATTGCACTAGATCGCCAGGATGCAACAAAAAAGGTTGCTTTTGATCGGGGTTGAACACAGGAATTGGCGTTTGACCAATAATCTGCCAACCTCCAGGGGAGGAGCTAGGGTAAATTCCTGTTTGTTGTCCTGCTAAACCAACAGCACCCTTAGGGATTTTTAGCCTAGGTGTTGGTTTTCGGGGGCAAGCAAGCGCCAATGGAACCTTTCCTAAATAAGCAAATCCAGGTAAAAAGCCAAGCATATAAACTTGAAATGGGGCTTGAGAATGGAAGTCAATTAATGTTTGTTTTGACAAACCAGTATGGCGCAGTACCCAATCCATATCCAGCGCAAAGGGTGGCTCGTAACAAACAGGAAGGACTATTTTTTTTGTATTCGTGGAGGTGGAAGAGAGTGAATGAGTTGGTGTCCATTCAAGAATATGTTTACGCAAAACTTCAAAAGAAAGGAACTTGGGATCATACAGAATCGTCAATGAATTATAGGCAGGAATACTAGCTTTAACTCCTTCCAAAGAAGCATTGTTTAAGTACGCATTTAGTGCCATCACCTGTCGATTGACATTGGGATTAATCTGGGCTGCAAATTCTACCAAAATGGCTTGATTTCCGTATGGTTTGATGGTCATTGGAGGTCAAAATTGTTGGTTTTGCTCATCAATATACAAAAGTGTTTGCAAATAAGGGTATTTGAGACTCTAAATCGGGCTTACCAAACTTTAGTACTTAAAGTACCTTTTTTAGCGCTTTTAGAATGGCGGGAGCAGCAGGGTTGTCACCATGAATACAAATACTTTGAGCTTGGATTGTAAACTCACCCTTAGGCGTTTTTACCTTTTGGTGCTCGATGATGTTTACTACTTGCTCGACAGCTAGACTAGGAGTTGTAATTACTGCATTTTCTTGGGAACGGGGCATTAATTGCCCTTGATCGTTGTATTGTCGATCGGCGAAGGCTTCAGCAATAAAGGGAATGCCCTGTTGTTGGGCAAAAGTGGCTAAAGGGCTATTGGCAAGCCCCATCAAAGAAAGTTTTTTATCAATGCGTTGTATGGCTTCAATTACTGGAAGCGCTTCTGTTTGATGAATAGCCATTTCATTGTATAGCGCACCATGAGGCTTGACATAACTGAGTTGCCCCCCTAGGCTCTCTACCATTCCCTTGATGGCAGCAACTTGGTAGCCAATATTTGCCCTTAGTTCAGCAGCAGACAAAACCATTTTGCGCCGTCCAAACCCCACCAAATCAGGATAGGAGGGATGAGCTCCAATCCGCAAATTATAACGAATGGCTTGTTGAATGGTTTGTTCAATATGGAGTGGGTCTCCTCCATGAAAACCACAGGCAATATTACAGGAAGAGATATAAGGAAAAATGTTTTTGTCATTTCCTATTTTGAACTGGCCATAGCTTTCGCCCATATCACAATTAATATCCATTGCAAGAATGATTTTGGTTATAAATTTATAAAATTGCCATGCTTCGCTAAAATAGAAGTTGGACTTTTATAGAAAGCATAAAAGTCCAACCTCTAAAGCCAAAACCGAGATGTTCTAGAAATTTTACAAGTCGATCTTTTTATTTTTGATTGGGTTTTCCAAAATACATCAACTCCCAAACCGCTTTAGAACTTTCGTGCGTTTCAATTAATTGATCGTTTTTATAAACTTTTATTTTGGACTTGCCAATCATTCTAAAGTAAGCACCATCAAATTTCGTAAATAATCGAGCCAAGCATAATTTAAATTTACTTTTAATGGAGGTCTCTAACAAATCTACCTCTACCAAACTTCGTTCTCTATACAAATAATATTCATAACGATAAGGATCGTCAGGAGCATCATAAATAAAAATAAGATCATCACTAACATCTTTGTGTAAGGTAGGGTGCATCTTGCCATAAGTTTGATACATAGTTACCTTTGAGCCATCATCTGCAACAGTTTTGCCATCTTTTGAAATATTAAAGACCACTACATTCTCTTTGTTATATTCTTTTTCTGTAATCATTTCAGAAGCAATGAGCGTGTATGGACCAATTTCAGCTCTAGACCAATACCAATGGTTGAATAATTTGGCGGTGTTTTTATTGCCCCAGTTGTGGTCGTGGTAACAAGAGCCTTTTACTTTGACGTCTTTTTTTTCTTTTTTGAGGGTATAATCTATTTCTACTTCCCCTTTAGGAACAGGTACTAACCAAGCAAAATAATCCTTTTTTTCTTCTCCAAAAAAGATATGTCCAGTTTGGGGGCGCCAGCTCTCTGTTGTTCGGCGAATTTTGGCGGTAAGTTGAATATCTTCATCGTCAAAATGAATTTCATATTCTTTGAGGTTGCCTTTAAAATAATTATTATCAATCTTAACATGGCAGCTATCTTTTGAGCTGCTAAATTGGTCAGCGTCACCAAAGTATTCTTTAATAAATGCTGTTCCATCAGGTCGATCAATCGTTAAGGTTACCAAAGGAGTTAGCCCTTTGTTGAAGTTTACAAATGACTTGGTATAAAAGACAATAACCATGGTAGAGCCATCGTCTAAATGTGCATCAAAGTACCACCACTCATAAGTTTTCTTTTTCCCTGTTGTGCGCATGCCATCTTCCCATTTTTCAGGGATATTGCCAGCTCGTAAATTCAGTGCCGAATAATTTTTGCTGAGTTCAGCAAGAGGGGTGGGAGGGGCTTGCCCAAATGTAAGGGAGCTAAACAATAAAAGAAATAGTAAAGCCGTAGCAAATGTTTTCATTTTAGGTGTGTTTTAATGTGAAGTTGTTATAACTGAATAAATAGTTCTAAGCGGCAAGATATAAAACTACTTTCTAAAACAAATCTATTATTTTATATAATTAATGAAAGTGGGCTATTGTTAGGGGATTGGGGGCCTAAATGGGTATCATTTCCTTTGTAGGTAGAAGTATTGCCAAAACACAAAGCATTCAGCAAATCGTGTATAAAGGCTATAAATGAGTAAAAAGTATTCAATTATAATGCATTTGTATACAAATCTATCCTCAAGACTATCTAAATTTGTACCAATAAATATTCTTATTATAAGAAACAAATAAATGAAGATAGGATCTAGGGTTATGCCTTCTCCCTAAAACAGTAGTCATTTACAGCATTGTTGGGTGATTTTTATAAACACAAAATAGTATTGATTAGGAGTTGAATATGGAACCAATTTATATTAAAACATTGGCTGATTTGCATGCAATTATTGGATATAAAGAACCTAAACATCCTTTAATTTCGGTATTAAATTTTGCGGAGTCAAACTTTACAACAGACCTTATTGAGGTAGAATTATTAAGCCCCTTTTATATTATCCTGCTATATAATAAAATAATTCATTCCAGCTTTTCGTATGGTCGCAAGAATATAGATTTGAAAGAAGGAACACTAGTGGTTTTGCGCCCTGATCAAATTGTTCAAGTATATGAGATTTTTACGCAGGAAGAGGTAGAAGTGTGGGGGATTATTTTTCATCCAGATTTGATTCGTTCGTCACTGATTTACGAGCAAGTGATACAATACAATTTTTTGGCTTATAATTTAAATGAGGCACTTGAAATTTCAGAACAAGAAGAAAAGATTATTCGAACAATTTTAGACAATATACTAGAGGAATACAGCCAGATTGATGACTATAGCACAACCATTTGGGTGAATCAAATCATTTTATTATTCACGTATATACAGCGGTTTTATGATCGGCAATTTATGGACAAAA from Aureispira anguillae encodes:
- a CDS encoding T9SS type A sorting domain-containing protein, whose product is MKHLILMAFAILLMSYNAQAQHFELISSPNGIGGTVNDFKVCGVESRTFQVIYDHCPNSKVNCLQGCGANPVRVNIRLYRDNTLLQTLVFQTSNDWFNQPIVVANTSPGAYKVEVTVQRRKFSCLSWETVFNQTSNIITALGNASPAFNIDGIAIPSNNSAIQVCGSNISLNAAATSCETRHYIGVQECNQWWSRTYEYEWGRWYTGQANDNINLQALSTWNSNDPLYFSGTDVSRMGDALFGGYLSSGQERYYRVSVCTGEPSWQCKVALIKVNGNCKLAPSDLQIETLDEYTTTGSSANDNNELELAIDPNNTIASSSALTTIRISPNPFNATTIISVDSYTEKAPIVFELYNLLGERVESIQSNQNQFELNRNQLAAGVYTYRATADNQLLGSGKIVIQ
- a CDS encoding alpha/beta hydrolase, coding for MKVLKKIILRTLFVGSLLYLLICIGLYSYQERLIFFPSTLPATTAFNFEGNFEEVTLSTSDQHNLHGLLFRSDSAKGVILYLHGNAGSLESWGQIAPTYTNLGYDIFLLDYRGYGKSTGKINSEQQFYEDSQLAYNWVKNKYPESQITLLGYSIGTATAARLAAQNHPQQLILQAPYYSLVDMMQQHYPLAPTFLLKYRFETYTFIPQIKAPVTIFHGDKDAIIPLHSSLRLKALFKPVDRLIILPNAGHNGMTNNAHYLTALKQIL
- a CDS encoding 5-oxoprolinase subunit C family protein translates to MSKTSILHFQQAGLQTTVQDKGRLGYQQFGIPIGGAMDQSSADIANWLVGNPTDAPLLEITLLGPTIRISKSCQIALTGAHISPLLNGQALPMYQTIPVPKNSILSFGPILSGCRAYLAVGGTWSINKWLSSYSPILHNGQALPSNSILKKDSQFMIYTKKISPLRNYPKEKRPIYPSKITVRVTIGPEFEQFSRTAIAAFFGTAHSISNHSNRMGYRLSTRLFNFTSSQELISSGIVPGTVQISNAGQPIILLKDAPTTGGYPRIANIYSEDLDAVAQLKPNDKICFSLII
- the pxpB gene encoding 5-oxoprolinase subunit PxpB — protein: MTIKPYGNQAILVEFAAQINPNVNRQVMALNAYLNNASLEGVKASIPAYNSLTILYDPKFLSFEVLRKHILEWTPTHSLSSTSTNTKKIVLPVCYEPPFALDMDWVLRHTGLSKQTLIDFHSQAPFQVYMLGFLPGFAYLGKVPLALACPRKPTPRLKIPKGAVGLAGQQTGIYPSSSPGGWQIIGQTPIPVFNPDQKQPFLLHPGDLVQFKAISSRTFEQIEQAILTQQFNWKSIYE
- a CDS encoding 5-oxoprolinase subunit PxpA, encoding MDINCDMGESYGQFKIGNDKNIFPYISSCNIACGFHGGDPLHIEQTIQQAIRYNLRIGAHPSYPDLVGFGRRKMVLSAAELRANIGYQVAAIKGMVESLGGQLSYVKPHGALYNEMAIHQTEALPVIEAIQRIDKKLSLMGLANSPLATFAQQQGIPFIAEAFADRQYNDQGQLMPRSQENAVITTPSLAVEQVVNIIEHQKVKTPKGEFTIQAQSICIHGDNPAAPAILKALKKVL
- a CDS encoding lipocalin-like domain-containing protein, whose translation is MKTFATALLFLLLFSSLTFGQAPPTPLAELSKNYSALNLRAGNIPEKWEDGMRTTGKKKTYEWWYFDAHLDDGSTMVIVFYTKSFVNFNKGLTPLVTLTIDRPDGTAFIKEYFGDADQFSSSKDSCHVKIDNNYFKGNLKEYEIHFDDEDIQLTAKIRRTTESWRPQTGHIFFGEEKKDYFAWLVPVPKGEVEIDYTLKKEKKDVKVKGSCYHDHNWGNKNTAKLFNHWYWSRAEIGPYTLIASEMITEKEYNKENVVVFNISKDGKTVADDGSKVTMYQTYGKMHPTLHKDVSDDLIFIYDAPDDPYRYEYYLYRERSLVEVDLLETSIKSKFKLCLARLFTKFDGAYFRMIGKSKIKVYKNDQLIETHESSKAVWELMYFGKPNQK
- a CDS encoding helix-turn-helix domain-containing protein, whose product is MEPIYIKTLADLHAIIGYKEPKHPLISVLNFAESNFTTDLIEVELLSPFYIILLYNKIIHSSFSYGRKNIDLKEGTLVVLRPDQIVQVYEIFTQEEVEVWGIIFHPDLIRSSLIYEQVIQYNFLAYNLNEALEISEQEEKIIRTILDNILEEYSQIDDYSTTIWVNQIILLFTYIQRFYDRQFMDKKLEYSNNIIRFEKILKACLKASILEKKGIPTVEQLAKEMNLSRNYLGNLLKKETGKSTLEHIHYQIINKAKTLLVNSNDSVAEIAFQLGFEYAQYFSRLFKKKVGVTPSEYRKLV